The following are encoded together in the Terriglobia bacterium genome:
- a CDS encoding DUF1835 domain-containing protein, whose amino-acid sequence MLHITNGDSVVETFRQGRFPGQYISWADVLHDGPVPQLDTLEALSEVRAQALAGFGWSVEQIRASFAERDRALAGFRKHEEVVLWFEHDLYDQLQLLQLLDWFSTQDLGKTRLSLIQENAFPGVQPFYGLGQLSARQLARLFPVRRTVSATQLAIGKDVWHAFRAPSPEELFELAGSDFPEMRFLRAALMRWFEEYPGVSDGLSRTQRQVLRAAESGARSQRDIYFAASKFEECPWGDASVFLRIAGLAAGPHPALQKKSDDDYAISEDGRMLLAGKADWIKLCGGIDVWLGGVHLTGTEAAWRWDGAAKKLVPMR is encoded by the coding sequence GTGCTGCATATCACCAACGGCGACTCCGTAGTGGAGACGTTTCGCCAGGGCAGGTTTCCCGGCCAATACATCTCCTGGGCTGACGTGCTGCATGACGGGCCCGTCCCGCAATTGGACACCCTCGAGGCGCTGTCTGAGGTGCGCGCGCAGGCGCTGGCGGGATTCGGCTGGAGCGTTGAGCAAATTCGCGCCAGTTTTGCCGAGCGCGACCGCGCGCTGGCCGGCTTCCGCAAACACGAAGAAGTGGTGCTGTGGTTTGAGCATGATCTTTACGACCAGCTGCAGCTTCTCCAGTTGCTCGACTGGTTTTCCACGCAGGACCTGGGCAAGACCCGGCTCAGCCTGATCCAGGAGAATGCCTTTCCCGGCGTACAGCCGTTTTACGGTCTTGGACAGTTGAGCGCCCGGCAACTGGCGCGGCTTTTTCCCGTGCGCCGCACGGTTTCCGCAACCCAGTTGGCGATTGGCAAAGACGTATGGCACGCCTTTCGCGCGCCTTCGCCGGAAGAGCTGTTCGAGTTGGCGGGCAGCGACTTTCCTGAAATGCGGTTCCTGCGCGCGGCGCTGATGCGCTGGTTTGAGGAGTATCCCGGGGTCAGCGATGGACTCTCGCGCACCCAGCGGCAGGTCCTGCGTGCCGCCGAATCCGGCGCCCGAAGCCAGCGGGACATCTATTTTGCCGCGAGTAAATTCGAAGAGTGCCCGTGGGGCGACGCGTCGGTCTTTCTGCGGATCGCCGGCCTCGCGGCTGGTCCGCATCCGGCCCTGCAAAAAAAGTCTGATGACGATTACGCCATCAGCGAAGACGGCCGCATGCTGCTGGCCGGCAAAGCCGACTGGATCAAGCTGTGCGGCGGGATTGACGTGTGGCTGGGCGGGGTGCACCTGACGGGAACAGAAGCCGCGTGGCGGTGGGATGGCGCAGCGAAGAAGTTGGTTCCCATGAGATGA
- a CDS encoding energy transducer TonB, with the protein MMPRILASLLLLLPVFSAASGSRNDEKPYDRKEVEAKLKQILVGKVAVMQQFYREHELHFDSYGNLVGTAKIGPWTAYGRVEIATAKLGDKTLLLTGKRNVMRWEGTEMGNYTLDDDEVRITIDLPPNPSGNAISATLAKIFLFRAQRLSDIVPEYWKDFLTTERSRSAQWQQRQAEMLKDVKNVGDDVKPPKLLSKANSIEIGPAPFKDVNAETVTLQFIVDPSGSVKDVQITKPVGAGADDPVAEVIEQWKFEPATSSAGPVSVLMYAKRLIRFEKQQGMPLHPCPLATDASVCQ; encoded by the coding sequence ATGATGCCCAGGATTCTTGCCTCTTTATTGCTGCTGCTGCCGGTGTTCTCCGCGGCCTCTGGTTCTCGCAACGACGAAAAACCCTATGACCGCAAGGAAGTGGAAGCCAAGCTCAAGCAAATCCTGGTGGGTAAAGTAGCGGTCATGCAACAGTTCTACCGCGAGCACGAACTGCATTTTGACTCTTACGGCAATCTGGTGGGCACCGCAAAAATCGGGCCGTGGACGGCTTACGGCCGCGTGGAAATCGCGACTGCGAAGCTGGGCGATAAGACGCTGCTGTTGACCGGCAAACGCAACGTCATGCGCTGGGAAGGCACCGAGATGGGCAACTACACGCTGGACGATGATGAAGTCCGCATTACTATTGACCTGCCGCCCAATCCCAGCGGTAATGCCATTTCGGCCACGCTGGCCAAAATCTTCCTTTTTCGGGCACAGCGCTTGTCAGACATTGTGCCCGAGTACTGGAAAGATTTTCTCACCACCGAGCGGTCGCGCAGCGCGCAATGGCAGCAGCGGCAGGCGGAGATGCTCAAGGACGTAAAGAACGTTGGCGACGACGTCAAGCCGCCCAAACTGCTTTCCAAGGCCAATAGCATTGAGATTGGACCGGCGCCGTTCAAGGACGTGAACGCCGAAACGGTCACGCTGCAGTTCATCGTTGACCCCAGCGGCAGCGTGAAGGACGTGCAGATCACCAAACCAGTGGGCGCCGGAGCCGACGACCCCGTGGCGGAAGTGATTGAGCAGTGGAAATTTGAGCCGGCCACCAGCAGCGCCGGGCCGGTTAGCGTGTTGATGTACGCCAAGCGCCTGATCAGGTTTGAAAAGCAGCAGGGTATGCCGCTGCACCCCTGCCCCTTGGCGACGGATGCCAGCGTCTGCCAGTAG